A part of Liolophura sinensis isolate JHLJ2023 chromosome 1, CUHK_Ljap_v2, whole genome shotgun sequence genomic DNA contains:
- the LOC135482192 gene encoding glycoprotein endo-alpha-1,2-mannosidase-like produces MRFSPRRCLLAILLCLVVCVLLGIYLAKEEEVNQGHVQKHAERLYEEGILLQKLKPAPIFHHGSSDKRDSDQGNKILSSKQRVVPSMIKNVVQIPMVVDNATLRRLKQQYPVTSKQIPCYNVHIFYYTWYGNPQMDDKYYHWDHPFLPHWNKKEKVKWRLGRHEPPEDIGSNFYPKLGPYSSMDRDVIAQHLVQMRAASIGVLSLSWYPPNLSDDQGKPTDSLVPVVLDIANVYDIRVNFHIEPYKDRNPRTVRENIQYILDNYGGHPAFYRRRHKGRLLPVFYIYDSYTISADDWGTILKPQGLNTVRNTDLDGLFIGLLVDKQHEVDIVSGGFDGFYTYFASNRFTFGSSWGNWPHLATFARARDLLFVPSVGPGYIDTEVRPWNGANTKSRDRGRYYENGFKAAIGTTPSIITITSFNEWHEGSQIEPAVIKKRGKENYLNYTPGRPEYYLDLTQKFVKRFEQQKTGGLAKIHA; encoded by the exons ATGAGATTCTCCCCTCGACGATGCCTGTTAGCGATTCTTCTTTGTTTGGTGGTGTGCGTTTTGTTGGGCATTTACCTGGCCAAGGAGGAGGAAGTTAACCAGGGTCATGTGCAGAAACATGCTGAACGGTTGTATGAAGAAGGTATTCTGTTACAAAAGCTGAAACCGGCCCCAATTTTCCACCATGGATCATCCGATAAACGAGACTCTGATCAGGGAAACAAAATTCTATCTAGTAAACAACGCGTTGTTCCGTCTATGATAAAGAATGTCGTACAAATCCCGATGGTAGTGGACAATGCAACACTGAGGAGATTGAAACAGCAGTACCCAGTGACAAGCAAGCAGATTCCCTGTTACAATGTGCACATATTTTACTACACCTGGTATGGCAATCCTCAGATGGATGACAAGTACTATCACTGGGACCATCCATTCTTACCCCATTGGAATAAAAAAGAGAAGGTGAAGTGGAGATTGGGGAGACATGAGCCACCAGAGGACATCGGCTCCAACTTTTACCCTAAACTTGGCCCATATAGTTCTATGGACAGGGATGTTATAGCACAACACTTGGTGCAAATGAGGGCAGCAAGTATAG GAGTATTGAGCTTGTCGTGGTATCCTCCGAATTTAAGTGACGACCAAGGAAAGCCTACAGACAGTCTTGTTCCAGTAGTTCTGGATATTGCCAATGTCTATGATATCAGG GTTAATTTCCACATAGAGCCATACAAAGACCGAAATCCAAGGACTGTACGCGAAAACATACAGTACATACTGGATAACTATGGTGGTCATCCTGCTTTCTACAGGCGCCGTCACAAAGGACGTCTTCTGCCAGTTTTCTACATATACGACTCTTACACAATATCTGCGGATGATTGGGGGACGATTTTGAAACCACAGGGCTTGAACACAGTCCGGAACACAGACCTGGACGGTCTCTTTATTGGCCTTTTGGTTGACAAACAGCATGAGGTAGACATAGTCTCTGGCGGTTTTGATGGATTTTACACTTACTTCGCCAGCAACAGGTTCACGTTCGGGTCATCATGGGGCAACTGGCCGCATTTGGCGACCTTCGCTAGAGCCAGAGACCTCTTGTTTGTTCCAAGTGTAGGGCCGGGCTACATCGACACTGAGGTTAGACCTTGGAACGGAGCAAACACCAAATCCAGGGACAGAGGACGTTACTACGAGAATGGCTTCAAGGCTGCAATTGGCACTACGCCCTCCATTATTACAATCACGTCGTTTAATGAGTGGCACGAGGGTTCTCAGATAGAACCAGCAGTAATTAAGAAAAGAGGGAAGGAGAATTATTTAAACTATACCCCCGGGAGGCCCGAGTACTACCTGGATCTCACCCAGAAGTTTGTCAAGAGATTCGAGCAACAGAAGACAGGTGGATTGGCAAAAATACATGCCTGA